The window ATATTGGTGTCTTGGCGTGGGTAAATGATActctattcaaaaaaaaattataaactgtGCTGAGTGGTGGGACAGTAAACCTCCATGGGCAATAAGTTTCACTTTTCTGCACTACTGTAGTCATACATGGGAACAGATAGAAAAGATGATCGTAGTTGCAAACATATTATGTGAAGCAAGCATCAACAATTAAAAGACAGTGATTGAGGTATCAAGTTACAGACATCTTAACACCTGCCGAATCAACAACCATGAGTTTAATACTATGTTACCGAAGGAATGTTGTAGAAAACTTCCTCATAGACAACATTTTTTGTTATGTCTTTTGTGTGACCATCATCGCCTACAATCATGATATGTAGACCATCGGGAGATGTAACTCGTGATATCGCCACATATAACTGTCCATGTGTGAAAACAGGTCTAGGCAAGTACAATCCAACAGTGCCAAGCGACTGACCCTGACTCTTATTGATGGTCATGGCAAAACATATCTGCAGCGGGAATTGAGTCCTCTTAAAATCAAAAGGCCATATGGTATCAGTTGGAATCATATCAATTCTCGGTATTAAATGTTTTGTTCCCTTATGTGTACCCGTAATAATCTGACACTCTATACTGTTCTTCTTGCAACCTGTAACAATCATCCTGGTTCCATTGCATAGTCCAAGTATCTGGTTCAAGTTCCTCATAAGCATGACCGGCGTACCAACCTTGAGCTTCAACTCATGCTTGGGAATGCAAGGCATGTTTAATGAGTTTATGTACTCGATTGGAAATGATTCGGCAAAATCATTATTCTCACTTCCGTTGTCTTCCATTGAATCCTGACTGTAATACGTGTACGTTTCACCAGGTATCTTGTCAAGGATAATCTTGTTTATGTCGTCAACAACAACATTAGTTGGAGTCAGAATTGCTCTGTCACGGATGTATTCATGAGACTGAAAATTTTCCTCGAAGCCCGGATAAATTCTGTCAACTAAAGACTGAAGTGGACTCTCTTCAGCATGAATTAGAAATCGCTCAGGCATTTTCATGTTTGCGTCGTTGCTTGCATCTGGTTCAAAATCATGACATTTCTTACCGTCTCCGATTCTAAGCTGCCACTCACTAAAATCTTTAATAATTCTGTTCTGCTCAGGTGTGTTTCCAGCATGAAGACGCATGTTCCTACTTAGAAGGTGTACCTCTGCATGATCCCATAATTTTGATCGGTTGAGCGAGGCGGCAACAATATCGGGCCTGCCAGCTTTGGGAATTACAGGCAAAATCTGCCTATAGTCTCCACCGAACACTATGGTTATCCCACCGAAAGGTTTTGCAGAATTAGATGAGTCAACAGCAGACATAATATCTCTTAAACTCCTATCAACGCACTCAAACGCGTAGCGATGCTGCATTGGAGCCTCATCCCAAACAATCAAATCAGTATGTTGAAGCAACTCGGCAAGGTCTGTACCATGCTTTATGCCAGCCGTTGAATGCTGATCAAGTTTGATGGGTATGTGGAAACGTGAATGAGCAGTTCTGCCTCCAGGAAGAAGCGTGGCTGCAATGCCAGAAGATGCAACAGGAATGACAATTTTGTGTTCCGAGCGAAGACGACTTATGATGGTCTGCCAAAGGAAGGTCTTACCACAACCACCGCTGCCATGAACAAAGAATACACCTCCGTCTTTTTTGTATACCCTGTTTATAATGGAGTCATAAGCGCTCCTTTGTTCGGCAttcatctttttaaaatttgtgtcATGCATATCTTTCATTGCAGAAGTATCATACGAAGTCTCTTCAGAAATCATACGGTTGATGTCTGATTTCAGGTAAATTTCAGATGGGTAAGGCATGTCAGGGAAATCTTTCAATGTTCTACCCATGTCAATCAGCAACTTTTCGATTTCTGCAAATATAAGATTTATACAGTCAAATATACATATGTAATAGTATACTAAGAagctataataatattattataaataatacatgaTTGTTTACACTACTAAGCCAATAATGCTGACTTCAGAAAATTCAGTATTACTTGTATAATAGAACAGTAGTTATGTTTGCTCACCTTAAAGCGGATACCATTCATTTATGTATTATTGCtactatattaatattatttttaaagtgtGCAACCATGTATACTTGCACTTGAAATGTCAAAAAACTAATGATATAAAGGCGATGCATAGCTAGTATGGGAACTGCACTGGTGACACATTTAAGGATTGTTTACACTAATAATCACCTCTCTAGCTGTTATCATTAAATTgctattttaatattcttattaTTTGACAAACCACTTTAGGCAAACTTATTATAGAGGACAAAAATGTTGGGGAAGGACCATTGTCATGAAGCATCTGTTAGAGCTTTAAATCCCAAACTTAAAAaattcttagagcatctccaagggactAAAACGATTAGCTAAATTATCTACATGGCATCTAGTGGCACTAtttaaatattatctaaaaagtTGAGCACTCCAACCATTACCTCTTAGCAAAAAATTTTAGATAACTAAAATTGGGGTTACTACATTTGTAAAACATCTAAaacttttatgtataattttagataatataattatgcaTAACACCATTGGAGTGAATCTAGGACCTCTTagctataattttagatgattatctatatatcatattatagctAATGAATATTCATGacacccttggagatgctcttattcaATAATGTACAATCATATTTGGGCCGACAAACAGGGGTACATTTTGCAAGAATCATTCATATCACACCATGCAAAACAACAGGGGTAATAGAGCTACATATCACTGAAATGAAatggattttttttcctttttatatgTGTGGTAAAGATCCACCAAGTCCTGATTCCTTTTAAGTATTTTTTACACTAATAATCCACGACtggttataataaaaaatttgttataGTATCAAATTAAAATGGTAGCTATGTTTGCTCACCTGAAAGTATCATATATATTAGTGTGATAGtatcatatatatttgttatagtatcatatatattaaattatataattttatttacatattactTTGGTAATGTGATAGTTGATATACGAAACATAAAAAGAAGCTTGTTGTTAGAATaaatctatttaatataatattctaaCTAtcaattttatactttattataatttttaagttGACATTTTTAGACCGCATAGACCGCACAGCACCACACCGCATTTGTGTGGTGCGGTTAATGCGGTTTTTGAGTTGCGTGGTGcggtttgaaattttaatcaaaccGCATGTGCAGTTTGGTCCgtgattttagaaaaaaaccgcaccgcgaacacccctaatttatgaaattaggagattttgtttttctatttcgaattgttaaaaaaattgtgtattagagcaagtccaataggtgtgctaaatcaagtcttaaatccaataatagggaatatgggataaaattgcactccaacactatgctagtgatgtgctaaatcactagcacaagcctcctcttccctatttttagaatatgctagccacttctaaactatttttatcattaaaatattcatttctctcttctccacatcatttccctctctcctccacaccaaagttgtttaaatttaatattattataataatagggaatggatatagggagtactattggagctcatgtgctaaatcttgtgctaaattactaagacatattattttataatatttttagggaacctcttagcgttggacttgctcttaatcaCGTTACAAAATAGACGGGGAGCAGAACTCATGAGACACGCGGTATGATAAACATCATAGTCTCGTTTGATCGCAGCAAGTACAGTTTCCAATTGATTTTAAGAGCTACTGCCCCTGGTAGTGGGCCCTTAATGCGAATTGGCCGTCTATTGGTTATTGCGTGCCCCTACCATATATTTACACGTTACCTTTTCAAATCATCTCTAATTTTCTTGTGGATGCTATAACACATGGAAATTGTGCAGGAAGTTTAAAGTTTAGATATGTATTTGTATTTTTGTgtaaattttggatttatttcGAATTTCGTATTACAACGAGTTTTGAGTTTTGAAACCCAAAGGTGTCTTTTGGATTTATCTCGAATTTAAAGTATActgattttttaattatctcaaatttatattatacttCGAATCTCCTATGAAGTATAGTTAcacaatatatttttgtaatttatttttgttgaataaaaatttaaatatcaaattttattcagataaaacaaaattaaaaatatattataa of the Daucus carota subsp. sativus chromosome 4, DH1 v3.0, whole genome shotgun sequence genome contains:
- the LOC108217184 gene encoding uncharacterized protein LOC108217184; the protein is MGRTLKDFPDMPYPSEIYLKSDINRMISEETSYDTSAMKDMHDTNFKKMNAEQRSAYDSIINRVYKKDGGVFFVHGSGGCGKTFLWQTIISRLRSEHKIVIPVASSGIAATLLPGGRTAHSRFHIPIKLDQHSTAGIKHGTDLAELLQHTDLIVWDEAPMQHRYAFECVDRSLRDIMSAVDSSNSAKPFGGITIVFGGDYRQILPVIPKAGRPDIVAASLNRSKLWDHAEVHLLSRNMRLHAGNTPEQNRIIKDFSEWQLRIGDGKKCHDFEPDASNDANMKMPERFLIHAEESPLQSLVDRIYPGFEENFQSHEYIRDRAILTPTNVVVDDINKIILDKIPGETYTYYSQDSMEDNGSENNDFAESFPIEYINSLNMPCIPKHELKLKVGTPVMLMRNLNQILGLCNGTRMIVTGCKKNSIECQIITGTHKGTKHLIPRIDMIPTDTIWPFDFKRTQFPLQICFAMTINKSQGQSLGTVGLYLPRPVFTHGQLYVAISRVTSPDGLHIMIVGDDGHTKDITKNVVYEEVFYNIPSNLPVHAILTPAKWNSLDHPIVEGNVYEIADFVARIPVGKIRPVQTPKCILFTPVTSVNPVTEPDVSIPVNCFKFISLDNLNEHAPANSSSDMPIQCIDLIGVVENPGQIIPIVTKSGPKIVHSFNITNGKRSFAVRVWEQHQSSSNVLFNDNLDTPVVVVIASARVMICPSSLSVSTMPFSKVHINLDIKESDEMRQIYAHNVNG